A DNA window from Comamonas sp. 26 contains the following coding sequences:
- a CDS encoding nuclear transport factor 2 family protein has protein sequence MLTPDTRWTEAAGFPYAGTYVGAEQIISGVFQRLTMEWENYQAQVHTYLADGQRVAAFGVYSGIYRATGKPMTASFAHLYSLENGKIMRMEQFVDSHAVRQALQSD, from the coding sequence TTGCTGACCCCGGATACCCGCTGGACGGAAGCTGCCGGCTTTCCCTACGCTGGCACTTATGTCGGTGCCGAGCAGATCATTTCCGGCGTATTCCAGCGCCTGACCATGGAATGGGAAAACTATCAGGCCCAGGTTCACACCTACCTGGCCGATGGACAGCGCGTGGCCGCCTTCGGCGTCTACTCGGGCATTTATCGCGCCACCGGTAAACCCATGACTGCCAGCTTTGCCCACCTCTACAGCCTTGAAAATGGAAAAATCATGCGCATGGAGCAGTTCGTGGACAGCCATGCCGTGCGGCAAGCCCTGCAATCCGACTGA
- a CDS encoding MetQ/NlpA family ABC transporter substrate-binding protein, with product MSAHFSFAANRRTVLATAALAFAVTLGAPAMAQDAAKKNLLIGATAGSNYDLLQKGIVPQLQKKGYQIKLIEFNDYVQPNLALSDGSLDANFFQHRAYFDQFTADRKLALTAIAQGPVAPMGIYSKKHKGLADIKSGAKVALPNDPSNLARALLVLQQAGLVKVKEGVNPARISELDLAANTHKLKFVALEAAQLPRVLEDADYVVVNGNFAVSSGLKLSEAVVLEKTPDLYLNVVAVKTGNEKSQWAQDLAAAYRSPEFKAVVDSQFPGYSKPTFLK from the coding sequence ATGTCTGCCCATTTCTCTTTTGCCGCTAACCGCCGCACCGTGCTGGCAACTGCTGCTCTGGCCTTTGCCGTCACTCTGGGCGCTCCTGCCATGGCGCAAGACGCAGCCAAGAAAAACCTGCTGATTGGCGCCACCGCAGGCTCCAACTATGACCTGCTACAAAAAGGCATCGTGCCTCAGCTGCAGAAAAAGGGTTACCAGATCAAGCTGATCGAGTTTAACGACTATGTTCAGCCGAACCTCGCGCTGTCCGACGGCTCGCTCGACGCCAACTTCTTCCAGCACCGTGCTTACTTTGACCAGTTCACTGCCGACCGCAAGCTGGCGCTGACTGCTATTGCTCAAGGCCCGGTGGCGCCCATGGGCATCTACAGCAAGAAGCACAAGGGTCTGGCCGATATCAAGAGCGGCGCCAAGGTCGCTCTGCCCAATGACCCCAGCAACCTCGCCCGCGCACTGCTGGTGCTGCAGCAGGCTGGCCTCGTCAAGGTCAAGGAAGGCGTGAACCCCGCCCGTATCTCCGAGCTGGACTTGGCTGCCAACACCCACAAGCTGAAGTTTGTGGCGCTGGAAGCCGCCCAGCTGCCCCGCGTGCTTGAAGATGCTGATTATGTGGTGGTCAACGGCAACTTTGCCGTCTCGTCCGGCCTGAAGCTGAGCGAAGCCGTGGTGCTGGAAAAGACCCCCGATCTGTACCTGAACGTGGTGGCCGTGAAAACCGGCAACGAAAAGTCGCAATGGGCGCAGGATCTGGCAGCAGCCTACCGTTCGCCCGAGTTCAAGGCCGTGGTGGACAGCCAGTTTCCTGGCTATTCCAAGCCGACATTTCTGAAGTAA